AATGGGGAAATTGTTCAATAGATGATTCATCGTATGTTGCTATGGACACACTGTGTGACCAATATTTTGCATGCCGAAAGGATGCGTCGAACACAAAGCGTATTCTCTTTATCGGTGCAGATTTTGGAATAGGAAAGTCGAGTTATTTGCGTATGAAAGCGGTATCAATGGCCAATGCATATTTGCGGACATGGGATAGCCTGTTTCCTGTCTTTTTTTCTTTGAAAGAATGCAATGGTGATGCAAGTCATATTCGAAATGAACTCAAGCAATGTGTTCCAGACGATGGAACGCCGGTTTGCTTGCTTTTGGATGCCCTTGACGAAAGTGGGCCCGTGAATGATGAGCATGCACGTCATATTTTTCAGGCTGTTGAAGCGTGTCTGAGTGATCTTCCTCCCGGTACACAATGCATCATCACAAGCCGTTTGATTCTTGGGCCACGTGGTGCAGTGGCAAACCATATTCAAAACGTTTTACAACATGGAAGAAACAACCAAACATATCCCACTCAATATATACGTATTCAAGGGTTTGTTCAGACCAACCAAGTCGACTCATGGATCAACAAACAGCGGGACGCCCATCCGGATATTTGGAAGGAGGGCATCACGCATGAGAGTTTGACGTCTCTTGGTTTGAACACAGGAGAACTCGAAAAACCGCTGTACCTTTGGATTGTCGGAAAGCTACTTTCTGATGCTCAGATTGATTTCGATACACCGCTTCCCATGGGACGAACCGGACTCTATCTTCGGTTCATGAATTATGTTTCGGTTCATTGTAAGCGACCGGACCCGAAAGCAGATTTACCGGATCACAGGTGCAAAGCACGTCACCTGTTACGGCGTCTGGCTCGATTACGCAGTCTGCTGCCGGAAGAACATGGCATCACAACAGAGCTTGTGAAAAAACATTTTCCAAACGATTCCACAGAATATGAGTTTTATAAAAAACTCGACGAAACGCATTTTTTGAATCTTTCCTATTTTGGACAAAATCACACCGCGTTTGAATTCAGCCATCTTTCATTTCAAGAGTATTTGCTTGCCGAGGATTTACTTGCCAATCTGTTGATTGCAGCAGCTTCTGATTCCGGGAAAAAAGAAAAATATCGTCTCATTACACGTGTAGTTTCCGAGGAAACCCGCTCTTTCCTTGCAGAACTTGCCATGGGATTGGGGAAGATTCCTACGTCTGATGTATATAAAGACATGTTCGAGCCTTTCCTTGCGGCCTGTGATGCCGCTTCAAAAAGCTTTGCATATGCTCGTCAGGATATGGAACGGTTGCTCAACGATGTTCTCTCAATGGCCGCACTTTGGGTGGCTGATGAACGCCCCATGATATTAGAAGAGCATGATCGACGCGAGCATGATGCAACATGCTTGGGGCATGGGGTAAAAGTCATATCACGACCCATTTCTGATGATGAAATGTTCCAAGAACGTTGGCTTGCATTACTTATGGGGAAGAAAATATGTGAAGGTATGGATGTTAAGGACTTCTTGACACTTCATGAACGTATTGTTGGCGATTCTATGAAGTCTCTGATTGAGGTTGTTGTGGAAGCTTTGCCTCAATGGAAAGGGGCGTTATTAGAGAAAGCAGTGCTAGATGGGGTTCGAGGACGTAGAAAGTCTTTCTCAAATGATATCCAAATTATTGATGGAAACCCTGGTATTGTTGGAGCCAACCTCAGCAACGCCGACCTCATCGAAGCCGACCTCCGCGACGCCGACCTCCGCGACGCCGACCTCCGCGACGCCGACCTCATCGAGGCCGACCTCCGCTTCGCCGGCCTCCGCAAAGCCGACCTCAGCTTCGCCGGCCTCCGCTCCGCCAACCTCATCGAAGCCGACCTCAGCAACGCCGACCTCAGCAACGCCGACCTCCGCAAAGCCGACCTCCGCAAAGCCGACCTCCACTTCGCCAGCCTCCTCTCCGCCGACCTCCGCAAAGCCAACCTCCACTCCGCCGACCTCATTGGAGCCGACCTCATTGGAGCCGACCTCAGCGAGGCCGACCTCCGCAACGCCAACCTCCGCGACGCCAACCTCATTGGAGCCGACCTCCGCGACGCCAACCTCACAGGTGCCATTTTAGACGACGACCAGAAACAATATCTCGACAGCATTGGCGTTCCCTATTGATTCCAACATATTTGTTGTTATCCCTCTCCACAATATCATCCTGCCACTGGAGCAGGATCAGGGCAAAAGTTCACAAATCTTTTCATTTGCGAAGAAGAGATTTACTTTCAGTAAACATCCTATGAACTTTGATTCACGAAGGCTTGCGTATGATACGACGGATTTTCAAAGGCTCTCCGGCTCCGAAATTTCCATCCCATGCTGTTTTGAGAGGGATGGGCAGGATTTTGGATATAGCCGGCTCCTCTCGTGTCGATGTGCGACAGAAGTCTATTTCTGAAGATTCCTGGAGCACTGACAGCGAGGCCTTGCAGAGCGATTGGGAAAACGTTGGGAACGACATGCGTGCCGCATGCGTCGTTTTCAGAAAGAATATGACCAAAGATGGTAAAGGTGCCGTCAAAAGAAGAATGGCAAGCGAAAACGGCTGAAGAGCTCCTTTCTGTGGATAACGGGAAGGAGTTTCATTGTGATGAGATGAGGTTCCACCGGAAATAGAACGCGGTCTTTCCCATATTGAAAAATGCCAGTTGGGAGAACGTATCGCGATTTGCAAATTGACTGTCAGATGATATTGAGAGCCGTTGCTTCCGCCCGAGTTTTGGAGGGTGATGAAAAAACATTTCTCGGTGTGGCCGACCGTATTTTGTCCCTCACAGAAGGTGAAGCGGAACATCGTCGAGCCATGGAGAAACGCATTGTTTCGGCGTTATGTGTATTTTTTAAGGGTCTTGATAAGGCGGTTGTTGTACGCTTCTTTTCTGTCTGCGACTTTCAAGATTCGAACGACGAGTTTCGACCCATTGACGCTGTAAATGACTCTGAATTGCCCTGATCGAATTCGGAACGCATCGACGCCTGTGAGCTTTGTCATTCCCTTAGGGAAAGGGCACTTCTCAAGGTCGTCAACCAGTCTTCGGACAGCCTCCTGCCCTTGCGGGGATAGTTTTTTCAATTCCCGAACAGCCTGAGGTGTCCAAACGATTTCGTATCGCATTATTGAAGGTTCAGGCCTTGCTTCACGACAGTCCAGGGGATGCATTCGTCGATAGGGGTATCAACCGCTTCAAGAGCGTCGTTGACATCCTCTTGCTCTTCCTTTTCCAGTTCCAACACCACGGGATGAGCTTCCCCGTTTGTCAGTTTTGTCCATCTTTCAAGAAGACGATACAGCTCATCGTTATTCGCCACAAATGTTAACAAAATAGCTTTGTTCAAATATTTAAGATTCATGTCATCGTTGTCGGCCGCCAAAACCGCCTGTTCGGCTGCTTCCGGCATGAAACCATAAAGCACAAGTGTGCCTGCGTAATTATAATGGAGTACCGCTTCAGGAGAAAGAGAAAGAGCGCGTTCGTGCAGTTGCCTCGCCACGTCTATGTCTCCCTTGAGGCTGGCTATGATAGCGAGGGCACACACGCCGATGGCCGGGGACTCTCCTTTTAAGGCTTCAGCCTGCTTGGTGAAACGTGCGAGCTCAAATTCAGTAAGAGGGCCGTCTGTTGCCCTGTCAACTATTTCACAGATAAGATTGGTATTTGCCACCAGAGGAGTAGCCATTTGTCATCTCCACTTCGTCCCCCCGTGACGGAGGACTGATGTATTGCTTGGGGAAATCCTTGTATTTCGTATAGTCATTTCTCTATTTCCCGTCAAAAGCTTTTCTGGTTAGCAATGAACCCCAGCTCATTCCAGAAGCCGATGTGTCATTGTGGCGTTTGAAGACCTCCCCATGCCAATTAAGAGATTGTACTGCCAAGACCATCTCGTTC
Above is a window of Desulfovibrio inopinatus DSM 10711 DNA encoding:
- a CDS encoding pentapeptide repeat-containing protein is translated as MVVEQLVSDAFLSIWCSLVSQGLWTAADQGWEALKRNWANDTDKEPFIRFIDAVRNCWLQAVRKNGEDEKAFAAMFDVAFRDVTERYSSTNNAQHDMVFHPYLPLSEPIASLRAALEVEMERSGIREDRIPSLLLDFNMGVLDLRQDARLDGIIRQFEYDDGKRQKIGYLQEILQLQYHTIADDDLPLHSAFIKPVGVLCDCSQWGNCSIDDSSYVAMDTLCDQYFACRKDASNTKRILFIGADFGIGKSSYLRMKAVSMANAYLRTWDSLFPVFFSLKECNGDASHIRNELKQCVPDDGTPVCLLLDALDESGPVNDEHARHIFQAVEACLSDLPPGTQCIITSRLILGPRGAVANHIQNVLQHGRNNQTYPTQYIRIQGFVQTNQVDSWINKQRDAHPDIWKEGITHESLTSLGLNTGELEKPLYLWIVGKLLSDAQIDFDTPLPMGRTGLYLRFMNYVSVHCKRPDPKADLPDHRCKARHLLRRLARLRSLLPEEHGITTELVKKHFPNDSTEYEFYKKLDETHFLNLSYFGQNHTAFEFSHLSFQEYLLAEDLLANLLIAAASDSGKKEKYRLITRVVSEETRSFLAELAMGLGKIPTSDVYKDMFEPFLAACDAASKSFAYARQDMERLLNDVLSMAALWVADERPMILEEHDRREHDATCLGHGVKVISRPISDDEMFQERWLALLMGKKICEGMDVKDFLTLHERIVGDSMKSLIEVVVEALPQWKGALLEKAVLDGVRGRRKSFSNDIQIIDGNPGIVGANLSNADLIEADLRDADLRDADLRDADLIEADLRFAGLRKADLSFAGLRSANLIEADLSNADLSNADLRKADLRKADLHFASLLSADLRKANLHSADLIGADLIGADLSEADLRNANLRDANLIGADLRDANLTGAILDDDQKQYLDSIGVPY
- a CDS encoding type II toxin-antitoxin system RelE family toxin, whose product is MHPLDCREARPEPSIMRYEIVWTPQAVRELKKLSPQGQEAVRRLVDDLEKCPFPKGMTKLTGVDAFRIRSGQFRVIYSVNGSKLVVRILKVADRKEAYNNRLIKTLKKYT